Proteins encoded together in one Streptomyces sp. NA04227 window:
- a CDS encoding acetyl-CoA carboxylase biotin carboxyl carrier protein subunit translates to MTIDAGSNGHNGGRDGAQRLTLIGDRITGTDLAPLAQADLDSLGRTLMELARSAPTPPLHIKVQYGQMSVEVDWRAPGPDGAAPAAPPAAGGTSTPAALPPVAGAAAPTSPAAEEHGADRAAPLSVVAPSVGTFYHRPEPGAEPFVAVGDRVQPGQQVGILEVMKMMSPVAAEAAGRVTEFLVPDGGSVEFQQPLIALEPVPDGTS, encoded by the coding sequence GTGACCATCGACGCCGGCTCGAACGGACACAACGGCGGCCGCGACGGCGCCCAGCGGCTCACCCTCATCGGCGACCGGATCACCGGCACCGACCTCGCGCCGCTGGCCCAGGCCGATCTCGACTCCCTTGGCCGCACCCTGATGGAGCTCGCCCGCTCCGCGCCGACACCGCCGCTCCACATCAAGGTGCAGTACGGCCAGATGTCGGTGGAGGTCGACTGGCGTGCCCCCGGACCGGACGGCGCCGCGCCGGCCGCCCCGCCCGCTGCCGGAGGTACGTCAACTCCGGCCGCGCTGCCACCTGTTGCCGGCGCCGCGGCACCGACGTCACCGGCCGCCGAGGAGCACGGAGCCGACCGTGCCGCCCCCCTGTCGGTGGTCGCGCCGAGTGTGGGCACGTTCTACCACCGGCCCGAGCCGGGGGCGGAGCCGTTCGTCGCGGTCGGTGACCGCGTACAGCCCGGTCAGCAGGTCGGCATTCTCGAGGTAATGAAGATGATGAGCCCCGTGGCGGCCGAAGCGGCGGGCCGGGTCACCGAGTTCCTGGTGCCGGACGGCGGGTCCGTCGAGTTCCAGCAGCCGCTGATCGCGCTGGAACCTGTACCCGACGGGACGTCGTAG
- a CDS encoding LacI family DNA-binding transcriptional regulator: protein MTARLADIATHAGVSEATVSRVLNGKPGVAVGTRESVLAALDVLGYERPVRLRRRSEGLVGLITPELDNPIFPAFAQVIAQGLTRRGYTPVLATQTPGGSTEDELTDMLVDRGVSGIIYVSGLHADTTADMGRYEALRGRGVPHVLVNGFSAQVKAPFVATDDRAAVQLALAHLTSLGHTRIGLVVGPPRFVPALRKIEGFRLGLREHLGRSDTQADELVQSSLYTLEGGQAAATALLDRGCTALVCASDMMALGAVRAARALGLDVPRDVSVVGFDDSPLIAFTDPPLTTIRQPVQAIGQAAVRALLEEIDGTPAPYGEFLFLPELVVRGSTTACRDRTRP, encoded by the coding sequence ATGACCGCACGGCTTGCCGACATCGCCACGCACGCCGGTGTCAGCGAAGCCACCGTGAGCCGGGTACTCAACGGCAAGCCAGGAGTGGCGGTCGGCACCCGCGAGTCCGTACTCGCCGCGCTCGACGTGCTCGGCTACGAACGCCCCGTGCGCCTGCGCCGACGCAGCGAGGGCCTGGTCGGTCTCATCACACCCGAGCTGGACAACCCGATCTTCCCGGCCTTCGCCCAGGTCATCGCCCAGGGCCTGACGCGCCGGGGATACACCCCGGTCCTCGCCACCCAGACTCCCGGCGGCTCCACCGAGGACGAACTGACCGACATGCTGGTGGACCGCGGCGTCAGCGGCATCATCTACGTCTCGGGACTGCACGCCGACACCACCGCCGACATGGGCCGCTACGAAGCACTGCGCGGCCGGGGCGTCCCCCACGTCCTCGTCAACGGATTCTCCGCCCAGGTCAAGGCGCCCTTCGTCGCCACGGACGACCGGGCCGCCGTCCAACTGGCCCTCGCCCACCTCACCTCGCTCGGGCACACCCGGATCGGCCTCGTCGTCGGACCGCCGCGCTTCGTGCCCGCCCTGCGCAAGATCGAAGGCTTCCGCCTCGGACTGCGCGAGCACCTCGGCCGCTCCGACACACAGGCCGACGAGCTCGTGCAGTCCTCCCTGTACACCCTCGAAGGCGGCCAGGCCGCGGCGACCGCGCTGCTCGATCGCGGCTGCACCGCCCTGGTGTGCGCCAGCGACATGATGGCGCTCGGCGCCGTCCGCGCCGCCCGCGCGCTCGGCCTCGACGTACCCCGCGACGTGTCGGTGGTCGGCTTCGACGACTCGCCCCTCATCGCGTTCACCGATCCGCCGCTGACCACCATCCGCCAGCCCGTCCAGGCCATCGGACAGGCGGCGGTTCGGGCCCTCCTGGAGGAGATCGACGGCACGCCCGCCCCGTACGGCGAGTTCCTCTTCCTGCCCGAGCTGGTGGTACGCGGCTCCACCACCGCCTGCCGGGACCGCACCCGGCCCTGA
- a CDS encoding acyl carrier protein: protein MTAQLTYDELASLMKTGAGVTADPRAMEGAPSSTFADYGLDSLGLLGIVTELENKYGTSLPNEAETCATPDTFIRTVNTALAEGVRS, encoded by the coding sequence ATGACCGCTCAACTGACCTACGACGAACTGGCCTCGCTGATGAAGACCGGGGCAGGCGTCACCGCCGACCCACGGGCGATGGAGGGCGCACCGTCCTCGACCTTCGCCGACTACGGCCTGGACTCGCTCGGTCTGCTGGGCATCGTCACCGAACTCGAGAACAAGTACGGCACGTCGCTGCCGAACGAGGCGGAGACCTGCGCCACCCCCGACACGTTCATCAGGACCGTCAACACCGCACTCGCGGAAGGAGTCCGCTCGTGA
- a CDS encoding carbohydrate kinase family protein, with translation MTQPQYDVLVVGGAGVDTVVRVDALALPPGDSVSVPPVHDYVAHTGNGVALGWHALGLATKFIDFLGDDPQGRAVLAHYAGLGLDFSHVVSEHGTPRGVNLVDAEGRRFSFYDARHPADLRLPRDFYLPHLRRARHVHLSITGTNRDMYEDVHRLGLSCSTDLHDWDGSNPHHRTYALASDYVFLSAAAIHHRLDEVLHTIVDRGRARLALATDGAAGCHLLVRGEREVRHFAAVRPERPVVDSNGAGDAFVTAFLYALFEGRPYEECVLAGSVSGAFACGSAGTHTEFIDLSGLRAACARAAGSLR, from the coding sequence ATGACGCAGCCGCAGTACGACGTCCTGGTGGTCGGCGGCGCCGGAGTGGACACAGTCGTCCGCGTCGACGCGCTCGCCCTGCCGCCCGGCGACTCGGTGTCCGTACCCCCGGTCCACGACTACGTCGCCCACACCGGCAACGGTGTCGCCCTCGGCTGGCACGCCCTGGGCCTGGCCACCAAGTTCATCGACTTCCTCGGCGACGACCCGCAGGGCCGCGCCGTCCTGGCCCACTACGCCGGGCTCGGTCTGGACTTCAGCCATGTGGTGTCCGAGCACGGCACCCCACGCGGTGTGAACCTGGTCGACGCCGAGGGCCGCCGCTTCTCCTTCTACGACGCCCGCCATCCGGCGGACCTGCGCCTGCCCCGCGACTTCTACCTGCCCCACCTCCGGCGCGCCCGGCACGTCCACCTCTCGATCACCGGCACCAACCGGGACATGTACGAGGACGTCCACCGGCTCGGCCTCAGCTGCTCCACCGACCTGCACGACTGGGACGGCAGCAACCCGCACCACCGCACCTACGCCCTCGCCTCGGACTACGTCTTCCTGAGCGCTGCCGCGATCCACCACCGCCTCGACGAGGTACTGCACACGATCGTCGACCGGGGCAGGGCCCGCCTCGCCCTCGCCACGGACGGCGCCGCGGGCTGCCATCTCCTGGTCCGCGGCGAGCGGGAGGTACGGCACTTCGCCGCGGTGCGCCCCGAACGGCCCGTGGTCGACAGCAACGGCGCGGGCGACGCCTTCGTGACCGCCTTCCTGTACGCCCTCTTCGAGGGGCGGCCCTACGAGGAGTGCGTACTGGCCGGATCAGTGTCCGGCGCCTTCGCCTGCGGCAGCGCGGGCACGCACACCGAGTTCATCGACCTGTCCGGGCTGCGCGCGGCCTGCGCACGCGCGGCCGGGTCGCTTCGGTAA
- a CDS encoding beta-ketoacyl synthase encodes MNRPVAVTGLGVVAPGGGDVPQFWDLLTSGRTATRGITLFDPAGYRSRIAAECDFDPARHGLDEQDAQRADRYVQFAKVAAREALDDAGLDPAAEDPWRVGVSLGTAVGGTTRLEHDYVDVSEHGARWDVDHTRAGGQLHRAFQPSALAGEVAEQVGAGGPVQTVSTGCTSGLDAVGYGFHSVAEGRLDVCLAGASDSPISPITVACFDAIKATSARNDDPEHASRPFDADRDGFVMGEGGAVLVLEDLAHARARGARVYCRIGGYATYGNAYHMTGLTREGLEMAKSIEDALDQARIDGSDVDYVNAHGSGTQQNDRHETAAVKRALGPHAYEVPMSSIKSMVGHSLGAIGAIELVACVLALARQVVPPTANYEKPDPVCDLDYVPRTARSMPLRTVLSVGSGFGGFQSAVVLR; translated from the coding sequence ATGAACAGGCCGGTGGCGGTGACCGGACTCGGCGTGGTGGCGCCGGGCGGAGGCGACGTGCCGCAGTTCTGGGACCTGCTGACGTCCGGGCGTACGGCGACCCGCGGCATCACCCTGTTCGACCCGGCGGGCTATCGCTCCCGGATCGCGGCGGAGTGCGATTTCGACCCGGCGCGGCACGGACTCGACGAGCAGGACGCCCAACGGGCCGACCGCTACGTGCAGTTCGCGAAGGTGGCCGCACGCGAGGCGCTGGACGACGCCGGGCTCGACCCGGCGGCGGAGGACCCGTGGCGGGTCGGGGTGTCGCTCGGCACCGCGGTCGGCGGGACCACCCGGCTGGAACACGACTACGTGGACGTGAGCGAGCACGGCGCCCGCTGGGACGTCGACCACACACGGGCGGGCGGGCAGTTGCACCGCGCCTTCCAGCCGAGCGCGCTGGCCGGGGAGGTGGCCGAGCAGGTCGGGGCGGGCGGCCCGGTGCAGACGGTGTCGACGGGGTGCACCTCGGGCCTGGACGCCGTCGGGTACGGCTTCCACTCGGTCGCCGAGGGCCGCCTGGACGTCTGCCTGGCCGGGGCCTCGGACTCGCCGATCTCCCCGATCACAGTGGCCTGTTTCGACGCGATCAAGGCGACCTCGGCCCGCAACGACGACCCGGAGCACGCCTCGCGGCCCTTCGACGCGGACCGGGACGGCTTCGTGATGGGCGAGGGCGGCGCCGTACTCGTCCTGGAGGACCTGGCGCACGCGCGGGCCCGCGGCGCACGCGTCTACTGCCGGATCGGCGGCTACGCGACGTACGGCAACGCGTACCACATGACCGGGCTGACCCGGGAGGGCCTGGAGATGGCCAAGTCCATCGAGGACGCCCTGGACCAGGCCCGGATCGACGGCTCGGACGTCGACTACGTCAACGCCCACGGCTCGGGCACCCAGCAGAACGACCGGCACGAGACCGCGGCCGTCAAACGCGCGCTCGGTCCGCACGCCTACGAGGTGCCGATGAGCTCCATCAAGTCCATGGTCGGACACTCGCTCGGCGCGATCGGTGCCATCGAACTGGTCGCCTGCGTACTGGCGTTGGCCCGCCAGGTGGTGCCGCCGACCGCCAACTACGAGAAGCCGGACCCGGTCTGCGACCTCGACTACGTGCCGAGGACCGCGCGCAGCATGCCCTTGCGCACCGTGCTGTCGGTCGGCAGTGGTTTCGGCGGCTTCCAGTCCGCGGTCGTACTGCGGTGA
- a CDS encoding N-acetylmuramoyl-L-alanine amidase — protein sequence MATPLSADRMLAALRAEGVDVAEHKGWRTHNRNEAGPWGGVNGVLIHHTAGSNSLGLVWNGRSDLPGPLAHTHLAKDGTATMVGNGRANHAGKVARNAYDAVVNESATHPRPSSAGGTVDGNRHFYGIEIENLGNGRDPYPAVQYDQAVRWAAAICRAHGWSQHSVVGHKETSIEGKIDPSFGMTAFRAAVAERLAHPADWNPEDDMPQYVNVGISSEYTLAPGAWDSVEFTAEWSDEAGDHANDGSVWVRGACRFSGSLSLRVEGLTSGASVAVRMSEYEGDTLVVDHPVHGISGKGTVSAVVPLVKRIGAGRKMRIRLFTGQDSPRIVVSSAVLSALVWKEG from the coding sequence GTGGCAACTCCGCTCTCAGCGGACCGTATGCTTGCCGCGCTCCGCGCCGAGGGTGTGGACGTCGCCGAACACAAGGGCTGGCGTACCCACAACCGCAACGAGGCCGGACCCTGGGGCGGCGTGAACGGCGTCCTCATCCACCACACCGCGGGCAGCAACAGTCTCGGTCTGGTGTGGAACGGCCGCTCGGACCTCCCCGGTCCGCTCGCGCACACCCATCTGGCCAAGGACGGCACCGCGACCATGGTGGGCAACGGCCGCGCGAACCACGCGGGGAAGGTCGCCCGCAACGCCTACGACGCCGTGGTCAACGAGTCCGCCACCCACCCCAGGCCGTCGTCGGCGGGCGGCACCGTGGACGGCAACCGGCACTTCTACGGCATCGAGATCGAGAACCTCGGCAACGGCAGGGACCCGTACCCGGCCGTGCAGTACGACCAGGCGGTCCGCTGGGCCGCCGCGATCTGCCGCGCCCACGGCTGGTCCCAGCACTCGGTGGTCGGCCACAAGGAGACCAGCATCGAGGGCAAGATCGACCCCTCGTTCGGCATGACCGCTTTTCGCGCCGCCGTCGCCGAGCGGCTGGCGCACCCCGCTGACTGGAACCCGGAGGATGACATGCCCCAGTACGTGAACGTCGGAATCTCCTCGGAGTACACGCTGGCTCCGGGCGCGTGGGATTCGGTCGAGTTCACGGCCGAGTGGTCCGACGAGGCGGGCGACCACGCCAACGACGGCAGTGTGTGGGTGCGCGGCGCCTGCCGCTTCTCCGGTTCGCTGAGCCTGCGGGTGGAGGGCCTGACCTCCGGCGCGTCGGTGGCGGTGCGTATGTCGGAGTACGAGGGCGACACGCTGGTGGTGGACCACCCCGTGCACGGGATCAGCGGCAAGGGCACGGTGTCCGCCGTGGTGCCGCTGGTGAAGCGGATCGGGGCGGGCCGCAAGATGCGGATCCGGCTGTTCACCGGGCAGGACTCACCCCGGATCGTGGTCAGCAGCGCGGTCCTGAGCGCGCTGGTGTGGAAAGAGGGCTGA
- a CDS encoding acetyl/propionyl/methylcrotonyl-CoA carboxylase subunit alpha, protein MFETVLIANRGEIALRIARTCREMGIRSVAVYSTADRDSAAVRFADASWHIGPAPSPSSYLSIPAVVEAARLSGAQAVHPGYGFLSENPDFAEVCESNGITFVGPPARVIEQLGDKAEARAVMGAAGLPVLPGTTEALTTPADAKEAAQQTGYPVILKAVAGGGGRGMAVVRDPDDLVQAFKTTRAHARSVFGDDRMYLERYVDDARHIEVQILCDRHGHGVHLGERDCSVQRRHQKLIEESPAPRLSDPVRRRMCELAVRGALAVGYVGAGTVEFVFAPDGEFFMMEVNCRLQVEHGVTELVTGIDLVREQLRVAAGLPLELRQEDVVPRGVAMECRVNAEDPARGFCPAPGLLTEFGLPGGPFVRVDTHAFPGWRIGPDYDSLLAKALVWAPDRETALSRMDRALSEFRIEGQGVASTIPFLRTTLAHPAFRTARHTTGLVAEMSREGSSDSESGSESGSESASESASGTSTETRTKTDGDRDEAATP, encoded by the coding sequence ATGTTCGAGACCGTACTCATCGCCAACCGGGGCGAGATCGCCCTCAGGATCGCGCGGACCTGCCGGGAGATGGGCATCCGTTCGGTCGCCGTGTACTCCACCGCCGACCGCGACTCGGCGGCGGTGCGGTTCGCCGACGCGTCCTGGCACATCGGCCCGGCGCCGTCCCCGTCCAGCTATCTGAGCATCCCGGCCGTGGTCGAGGCGGCACGCCTGTCCGGCGCGCAGGCCGTCCACCCCGGGTACGGCTTCCTGTCCGAGAACCCCGACTTCGCCGAGGTGTGCGAGAGCAACGGGATCACCTTCGTCGGCCCGCCCGCGCGGGTCATCGAGCAGCTCGGCGACAAGGCGGAGGCGCGCGCCGTGATGGGCGCGGCGGGCCTGCCCGTGCTGCCCGGTACGACCGAGGCGCTCACCACGCCCGCGGACGCCAAGGAGGCCGCACAGCAGACCGGTTACCCCGTCATCCTCAAGGCCGTCGCGGGCGGCGGGGGACGGGGCATGGCGGTGGTCCGCGATCCGGACGACCTGGTCCAGGCCTTCAAGACCACCCGCGCGCACGCGCGCAGCGTCTTCGGCGACGACCGGATGTACCTGGAGCGGTACGTGGACGACGCCCGCCACATCGAGGTGCAGATCCTGTGCGACCGGCACGGGCACGGGGTCCATCTCGGCGAGCGGGACTGCTCGGTGCAACGGCGGCACCAGAAGCTGATCGAGGAGTCGCCCGCGCCCCGGCTGTCCGATCCGGTGCGGCGGCGCATGTGTGAACTCGCGGTACGCGGCGCGCTGGCCGTCGGCTATGTCGGTGCGGGCACCGTGGAGTTCGTCTTCGCACCGGACGGCGAGTTCTTCATGATGGAGGTCAACTGCCGCCTCCAGGTGGAGCACGGCGTCACCGAACTGGTGACGGGCATCGACCTGGTACGCGAGCAGCTCCGGGTGGCGGCGGGCCTTCCGCTGGAGCTGCGGCAGGAGGACGTCGTCCCGCGCGGGGTGGCCATGGAGTGCCGTGTCAACGCGGAGGATCCGGCGCGCGGCTTCTGTCCGGCGCCCGGCCTGCTGACCGAATTCGGCCTGCCCGGCGGCCCGTTCGTCCGGGTGGACACCCATGCCTTCCCCGGCTGGCGGATCGGACCCGACTACGACTCGCTGCTCGCCAAGGCCCTCGTATGGGCGCCCGACCGGGAGACGGCACTGTCCCGGATGGACCGGGCCCTGTCCGAGTTCCGGATCGAGGGCCAGGGCGTGGCCAGCACCATCCCGTTCCTGCGGACCACGCTGGCCCACCCCGCCTTCCGGACGGCGCGTCACACCACGGGTCTGGTGGCGGAGATGAGCCGGGAAGGGTCCTCCGACTCCGAGTCCGGGTCCGAGTCCGGGTCCGAATCCGCGTCCGAATCCGCGTCCGGTACGAGCACCGAGACGCGTACGAAGACCGACGGCGACCGCGACGAGGCAGCAACTCCGTAG
- a CDS encoding TcmI family type II polyketide cyclase, translating to MHRALIVARMAPESAPEIARAFAESDRGELPDLVGITGRSLFQFGEVYLHLIEAEQPPGPAVAKVASHPEFRSISDRLSAYVEAYDPATWRSPKDAMAHEFYRWEREAPG from the coding sequence ATGCACCGTGCACTGATCGTCGCCCGGATGGCTCCGGAGTCGGCGCCCGAGATCGCGCGGGCCTTCGCCGAGTCCGACCGGGGTGAACTGCCCGATCTGGTCGGGATCACCGGCCGCAGCCTGTTCCAGTTCGGTGAGGTGTATCTGCATCTCATCGAGGCCGAGCAGCCGCCGGGACCCGCGGTGGCCAAGGTGGCCTCGCATCCTGAGTTCCGCAGCATCAGCGACCGGCTCTCCGCGTACGTCGAGGCGTACGACCCGGCGACCTGGCGCAGCCCGAAGGACGCGATGGCCCACGAGTTCTACCGCTGGGAGCGCGAGGCACCCGGCTGA
- the accD gene encoding acetyl-CoA carboxylase, carboxyltransferase subunit beta: protein MAPTDDLTANPADNPADVRARDGRGQNRPGQDGPARDGSGPDRREQDRSGQGARPRGTRARDGSRARAEGSADAGPPAWLRCPGCAQLIYHKHFRRTLGVCPGCGRHTRLSAPERLDQLLDAGSATPLEAPPHVHDPLGFQDLRPYPERLAEARAGTGLHEAVLGARGTVLGQPLVTAVMDFRFLGGSLGSGAGALITAAARTSLAERVPLLLVTASGGARMQEGALSLMQMAKTSQALGELDEAGVLTLSLVTDPTYGGVAASFASLPDVILAEPGARLGFAGPRVIEQTTGQQLPEGFQTAEFLLDHGMVDDVVPRSALRPALARLLAAGPGGGPRETALSPAPPSSSPVLRDPEEVPVREPVRAVRLARHPERPTVLDYADRLLEDFHELHGDRLAEDCPAVTGGPGSLAGRPVMLIGHHKGGPALAQRKRHRFGMATPAGYRKAARLMRMAAKLGLPVVTLIDTPGASPGADCEKGGQAVAIAENLRLMSRLPVPVVAVVTGEGGSGGALALGVADRVLVSVNGIYSVISPEGCAAILWKEPEAAPAAAAALRLDARELLRLGIVDGVVPEPEGGAHRDHGAAAARLGTALHEALAELAGLPSERLLRERRDRFHRFGAVAAPLTEPGRGTP from the coding sequence ATGGCCCCGACAGACGACCTGACAGCAAACCCAGCAGACAACCCGGCAGACGTACGGGCCCGGGACGGGCGCGGGCAGAACCGGCCCGGGCAGGACGGGCCCGCACGCGACGGGTCCGGACCCGACCGGCGCGAGCAGGACCGGTCCGGGCAGGGTGCGCGCCCGCGCGGCACCCGGGCGCGCGACGGCTCGCGCGCCCGCGCGGAGGGGAGCGCCGACGCGGGTCCGCCCGCATGGCTGCGCTGCCCCGGCTGCGCCCAGTTGATCTACCACAAGCACTTCCGGCGCACCCTCGGTGTGTGCCCGGGCTGCGGGCGGCACACCAGACTGAGCGCGCCGGAGCGCCTGGACCAGCTTCTCGACGCGGGTTCGGCGACGCCCCTGGAGGCGCCGCCGCATGTGCACGACCCGCTCGGCTTCCAAGACCTGCGGCCCTACCCGGAGCGGCTGGCGGAGGCCAGGGCGGGGACCGGGCTGCACGAGGCGGTGCTCGGCGCACGGGGCACCGTGCTCGGACAGCCGCTGGTGACGGCCGTGATGGACTTCCGCTTCCTCGGCGGCAGTCTGGGCAGCGGCGCGGGCGCCCTGATCACCGCGGCGGCCCGCACCAGTCTGGCCGAACGCGTGCCGCTGCTGCTCGTCACGGCGTCCGGCGGGGCCCGTATGCAGGAGGGTGCGCTGTCGCTGATGCAGATGGCCAAGACCTCGCAGGCCCTCGGCGAACTCGACGAGGCGGGCGTACTCACCCTCTCGCTGGTCACCGACCCCACGTACGGCGGTGTCGCGGCCTCGTTCGCCTCGCTGCCCGATGTGATCCTCGCCGAGCCGGGGGCACGGCTCGGCTTCGCCGGTCCCCGGGTCATCGAACAGACCACCGGGCAGCAGCTGCCGGAGGGCTTCCAGACGGCCGAGTTCCTGCTCGACCACGGCATGGTCGACGACGTGGTGCCCCGCTCGGCACTGCGCCCGGCGCTCGCCCGTCTGCTCGCCGCGGGGCCCGGCGGCGGCCCGCGGGAGACGGCCCTCTCCCCCGCCCCGCCCTCGTCCTCCCCCGTTCTCCGGGACCCGGAGGAGGTGCCCGTGCGCGAGCCCGTGCGGGCGGTGCGGCTCGCACGGCATCCCGAACGTCCGACCGTCCTGGACTACGCCGACCGTCTGCTCGAAGACTTCCACGAACTGCACGGCGACCGGCTCGCGGAGGACTGCCCGGCCGTGACCGGCGGCCCGGGAAGCCTGGCGGGCAGACCGGTGATGCTGATCGGACACCACAAGGGCGGTCCCGCGCTGGCCCAGCGCAAGCGGCACCGGTTCGGCATGGCCACCCCCGCCGGGTACCGCAAGGCCGCGCGGCTGATGCGGATGGCGGCCAAACTCGGGCTGCCCGTCGTGACGTTGATCGACACCCCGGGTGCGAGTCCGGGCGCCGACTGCGAGAAGGGCGGCCAGGCCGTGGCCATCGCGGAGAATCTGCGGCTGATGTCGCGCCTGCCGGTCCCCGTGGTCGCCGTCGTCACCGGCGAGGGCGGCAGCGGCGGGGCGCTCGCGCTCGGTGTCGCCGACCGGGTCCTCGTCAGCGTCAACGGCATCTACTCCGTGATCAGTCCCGAGGGCTGCGCCGCCATCCTGTGGAAGGAACCGGAGGCCGCCCCTGCCGCGGCGGCCGCACTGCGCCTGGACGCACGGGAGTTGCTGCGGCTCGGCATCGTCGACGGAGTCGTCCCCGAGCCCGAGGGCGGGGCGCACCGCGACCACGGCGCGGCCGCCGCCCGGCTCGGCACCGCGCTCCACGAGGCACTCGCCGAACTGGCGGGTCTGCCCTCCGAACGTCTCCTGCGTGAACGCCGGGACCGCTTCCACCGTTTCGGTGCCGTGGCGGCCCCGCTCACCGAACCCGGAAGAGGCACACCGTGA
- a CDS encoding SRPBCC family protein, translated as MTGHTENEIAIAAPVDLVWEMTNDLENWPQLFSEYSAVDVLDRDGDTTRFRLTMHPDDKGKVWSWVSERVTDRDGLVVNARRVEPGPFRHMDIRWEYAPTPEGTRMHWTQDFAMRPEAPLDDGQMTELINRNSRTQMELIRDKVEHRARQHQSASGPSR; from the coding sequence GTGACCGGACACACCGAGAACGAGATCGCCATCGCGGCACCCGTCGACCTGGTCTGGGAGATGACCAACGACCTGGAGAACTGGCCGCAGTTGTTCAGCGAGTACTCGGCCGTGGACGTACTGGACCGGGACGGCGACACCACCAGGTTCCGGCTCACCATGCATCCCGACGACAAGGGCAAGGTGTGGAGCTGGGTGTCCGAACGGGTCACCGACCGCGACGGGCTCGTGGTCAACGCCCGCCGTGTCGAACCCGGACCGTTCCGGCACATGGACATCCGCTGGGAGTACGCGCCGACGCCCGAGGGCACCCGGATGCACTGGACGCAGGACTTCGCGATGCGGCCCGAAGCGCCGCTCGACGACGGTCAGATGACCGAGCTCATCAACCGCAACTCCCGCACCCAGATGGAACTGATCCGCGACAAGGTCGAGCACCGTGCACGCCAGCACCAGTCGGCCTCCGGACCCTCCCGCTGA
- a CDS encoding beta-ketoacyl synthase N-terminal-like domain-containing protein → MSSHDSRHPVVTGIGVVAPGGVGAEAFWKATREGIRVLDRVSREGCAELPLQVAGEVRQFDPADVIDDRLLVQTDRFTHFAMAAAALALDDADLPPAGEAPSVSPYEIGVVTAAGSGGGEFGQRELQNLWAQGSRHVGPYQSIAWFYAASTGQISIRHGFKGPCGVVAADEAGGLDALAHAARQIRRGTRAVVVGAAEAPLAPYSMVCQLGYPELSTVADPARAYRPFTRGACGFVPAEGGAMFVMETEDGAREREQRVRARVLGHAATFSGAHAGERTRAGLAHAIRGALAEAGRAPEEVDFVLADALGTPDADRAEAGALADALGPHARRVPVTAPKTGYGRAHCGAAVLDAATAVLAMEQSLVPPTPGIVDTCHDLDLVTGRARRAELRTALVLSRGLLGANAALVLGLGDPAVA, encoded by the coding sequence ATGAGTTCTCACGACTCACGGCACCCGGTGGTCACCGGGATCGGCGTGGTGGCGCCGGGCGGCGTCGGCGCCGAGGCCTTCTGGAAGGCGACCCGGGAGGGCATCCGGGTCCTGGACAGAGTCTCGCGCGAGGGCTGCGCGGAGCTTCCCCTCCAAGTGGCGGGCGAGGTACGGCAGTTCGATCCGGCGGATGTGATCGACGACCGGCTCCTCGTGCAGACGGACCGGTTCACGCACTTCGCGATGGCCGCGGCGGCCCTCGCCCTGGACGACGCCGATCTGCCGCCCGCCGGTGAGGCCCCGAGCGTTTCCCCGTACGAGATCGGTGTGGTGACCGCCGCCGGCTCGGGGGGCGGCGAGTTCGGGCAGCGCGAGCTTCAGAACCTGTGGGCGCAGGGCAGTCGGCACGTGGGCCCGTACCAGTCCATCGCCTGGTTCTACGCGGCCAGCACGGGCCAGATCTCCATCCGGCACGGCTTCAAGGGACCCTGCGGGGTGGTCGCGGCCGACGAGGCGGGCGGGCTGGACGCGCTGGCGCACGCCGCCCGGCAGATTCGCCGGGGGACCCGGGCCGTCGTGGTCGGCGCGGCGGAGGCACCGCTCGCGCCGTACTCGATGGTGTGCCAGCTCGGCTACCCGGAGCTGAGCACCGTCGCCGACCCGGCCCGCGCCTACCGGCCGTTCACCCGGGGCGCCTGCGGATTCGTGCCCGCCGAGGGCGGCGCGATGTTCGTCATGGAGACGGAGGACGGCGCGCGGGAGCGCGAACAGCGAGTGCGGGCACGGGTGTTGGGGCATGCCGCGACCTTCAGCGGCGCGCACGCCGGGGAGCGTACGCGAGCCGGGCTCGCGCACGCGATACGGGGCGCGCTCGCGGAGGCCGGACGTGCGCCCGAGGAGGTCGACTTCGTACTCGCCGACGCCCTCGGCACCCCCGACGCCGATCGCGCGGAGGCGGGCGCCCTCGCCGACGCGCTCGGCCCGCATGCCCGGCGGGTGCCGGTCACGGCGCCCAAGACCGGGTACGGGCGCGCCCATTGCGGAGCCGCCGTACTCGACGCGGCCACCGCGGTGCTCGCCATGGAGCAGTCCCTGGTGCCGCCGACGCCCGGCATCGTCGACACCTGCCACGACCTCGACCTGGTCACCGGCCGCGCACGCCGCGCCGAACTGCGCACCGCGCTGGTGCTCAGCCGCGGCCTGCTCGGCGCGAACGCCGCCCTGGTGCTGGGGCTCGGCGACCCGGCCGTCGCATGA